tgcaattatctaagttAAAATAGCCAAATTTCAACTGCTCATacctttatttacaaaatattgctttttccGAGGCTGGGTTGATAATGGTTGAGGATACCTCTTAGCGCTTCACCATTagctttttgacgtgacaacgtcttataattcgatggagccggctgcacgcacgaaaaaacatgacgtatgcggcgttacatcgctctgaggcgttccattcaaggcttgaagtgcaagcgagagcgcgtaAAGAGCGGCAAAGatgcacagtcggcctccgcgttcgacatctgtctctctcctacttgagtgagcgatgcgtccgcgtggacagcttctttacaataatacatttacatgttttcggcaaggatgaagtgcagtgaaaagtgaatgtggtgtcattgtttatagcaacgataatatctatcaaacaaataaatttaaatattcttttgaaaaatgcaatcaTTCTATCAGtgttttcttacgacgttgtcacgttcaactatcgtcagtaagccgactttacagacaaccaatttttattgtaacgagcATAATTTGCTTAGCAGCCATTTAAAATAGTTGCAGAGCAAACCGTGTATTACTAATTATTGTagtagttccggtggccatccatggtcttcatccaatttaaaatttccaaaaGTACCATACGTTTTACATGACCATTTGTTGCATTTTGCAAGAAGATACTCAAGTTCctgtaaaaaatactcaaattgctgTAGGTATGTAATAATTGAAGagtttctccaggatccctctAATAAAtgttcaccaaattaaaaaagggACCACCTCTGAGGTACAATGTACCAAACAAAAAGATAATCATGAGAATCGGTTTATGATTGGCGAGttacaaatataacaaaaaaacatgccgttgaattgagaaccttctcCTTTTCTTAAAGGCGGTTTAAAATGTGAATGTTTACTATCAATacttatatttgaaaataaaaatgtaaaagtttatttgtttgtttgatatttattttcgtCAACCCGTCTTGAAAATGGACCAAGGATAATTTACCCGAGGAATTAAAAAACCGCTATATAAGTGGgcttataaaagaaaaaattttgAAACTTTAAGTATATTTACCAATATTCCTAATATTTCAGGAAGACGAATCAAGATTCTCCGCTGAAACGGATAccatcaataatatttttagtatcaTTATTACCAAAGATGttgaaaaattttcatttacGGTAAAAGGTCGATATGCGCCAAATCATCCcccttatattataagtttaaaaattaatggCGTGGAAAATTGCAAGGAACCTGACCGGgtaagaatatataatataataatataatataatataatagcaatAATGCCGACTGAAAAAATTATAGTCAGCGTAgtgtttattgaaaataattgagtATTAAATCGAATCAAATTTTGTcgaagcaaaaataaatcatGTACTACGATAAATATACGTTGTTGAAGTGATCACTTCGCATGGCATTATAGCCAATTTGCCTGATCACCAGATACGTGGTCCAGCATTGAGGAACTTGATTGAAGCTCGCCATTTACTTGAGTCTGAGCTCAAGCAACGCAGAAACTTAGTCGTTATTAACAACTGAATACTTACTCGGCTAAGCAGTTCATTGAAGCAGACTCACTTCAATTTGGATTGAGggtgaataatttataattttaagtatatttcagaCGTATTTTCAACACAATGATTTAGGATATGCAAAACTGTTTGATAAAGCACCAGATAAATTTTGCGGAAGGCGAAGAATCAATAGACGATACACAGAACTAATCGTTAGTGGATCTGCAACACAAGCTGGGGATTGGCCTTGGCATGCTGCTATAATGAGACTTAATAAATCTACTCTAAAATACATATGTGGAGGAACACTTATTTCCAAATACGTTGTTTTAACTGGTAAATCAAATTCTTATATTCTTTGCTTAATGACATCGGTtctatgttaattttttatcacaatCTAATCAAAAATCGTATAGAGATACTGACATCTTTTAATGATTTGTTTATGAAGAAGATGTTAAACATGACTTTTAACACCCGGacaatcgatataaaaataaatcagctGTAATTAGTCCAAATGACAACACAAAATTAAAACCTCTCCATTGCAAACGAAGATGAGTAGCTACTCGTCCTTAGAGGTTTGCTTATCAGTCTTACTACAAGCAGCTCATCAAACCCACAAAGCTTAGGTTTGAGTTTCATAGGCTGACTGACGTTCTCCCCGATATCTTCAAGCACTCAATAAAAAGGCATTTGTAGATCTCTATCCTTGATAAGACTTCGTAAGTCTTCATAAGCCTTAATATGTCTCTCTATTTTCTCCCCCAGAGTAAAGTTATAGCTTCTACTCTAGTGAAAGTTATAAACAGTCCTATAAATATAGCTGTGGCCCTTATTTTTATAGATCGGTGTAATGGGGTTAGATCTCCAGCTCACTAGATATAGTTTGCTAACTAGACATAgttaattaacattaaattactgagctttattaataaacaggtTTTAATAGGTTTTGTTTACTATTCGTAAACTACCCTCATTTGCTTAGATATTTCTTCCATTTGTTGAATGTCTATTGTGTCTAGTAGTGTGgactactttattattattatctcatTTTAGTTATCTTACATACAACATAGTTTAATGAAACCTTAACCAAACTCATAACATGAAGATATATGTTCGGATAATATGACGTTTAATCTTATTGTATAGCAGCCCACTGCGCAGCCATAAATGGTGTACCTGTGAATCCAGAAATTATGCAAGTAGTATTGGGAAAACATTCTTTACTCGCAAAAGATGTAGCACTTCAAGAAAAAGATGTTGGTAACaagtattgattatttttagtttttaacgaTCAAATGCTATTAAGTCATTGCATGGACTAGCTTATACTACAGAgattttcttttaatgtttgttgtatGGACAAACTTCACTAAAAACTATGAAAATCAcattaattactaaataatagtaatcataaagattttttaactggcaaggctgtggtttcgattccaaTTTCCACTTCCgatttttcagtggctgggtgtttgtGGGtgttagtatttataactattactcataaaaaaaaacatcagtcatcttagtacgcataacacaagctacgcttattttggagTTATATGGCGAtaaatattgtcgtagtatatttattttagttattatcaCTTTTTTAAGTATATGTTTTTGCTTCTAATCAAAgtgcttaattaaataattacacctttttaatattttcaaatcaaaataaatttcagATCTTCAAAGTGATAGTTCATGATGAATTCAAGTACAAAACCCTCGCAAATGATAttgctttattaaaatttaccactgaaGCTATTTTCAATAACTACGTTCAACCGGCGTGTTTGTGGTTTAACGGAATTTACGATCATCTTGGCTCCTATGAAGTTAATGGAACAGTAAGTAGTACATTTATAAATAGGCTCTTACTTTAGTAACTTCCGATGGTTTCAAATAGCAACCTAAAAGATcacaaaataagtttttaaagaaagaaaccaagataaagttttttattaggaCCTATTTTAACATACAACCTATTACAGCAACGAAACTGATCTTATAATGGTCAACCACTCAGCATCAGCTGCAACAAGCagcagcgctggttttcagtGAGAACCTGAT
This sequence is a window from Pararge aegeria chromosome 1, ilParAegt1.1, whole genome shotgun sequence. Protein-coding genes within it:
- the LOC120637059 gene encoding chymotrypsin-C-like isoform X1 — encoded protein: MAKIVQILLICLALPYKVQNTQSHSVPSYGHDFCKGNEEIHSIYSHYSSMGYTVIVNKTMTAFTDIKVKLDSGSTILLEDESRFSAETDTINNIFSIIITKDVEKFSFTVKGRYAPNHPPYIISLKINGVENCKEPDRTYFQHNDLGYAKLFDKAPDKFCGRRRINRRYTELIVSGSATQAGDWPWHAAIMRLNKSTLKYICGGTLISKYVVLTAAHCAAINGVPVNPEIMQVVLGKHSLLAKDVALQEKDIFKVIVHDEFKYKTLANDIALLKFTTEAIFNNYVQPACLWFNGIYDHLGSYEVNGTVVGWGFDSTDTLSLSLKSADMPQHADYTCIQFDPIFYTNLLNGKKFCGGNRNGTAACNGDSGGGFMVFVQDDLSTQYYNKDYIDGAWYVKGIVSVSLARYDASICDPNAYTVFTDVAVYRDWVLDHMN
- the LOC120637059 gene encoding uncharacterized protein LOC120637059 isoform X2: MAKIVQILLICLALPYKVQNTQSHSVPSYGHDFCKGNEEIHSIYSHYSSMGYTVIVNKTMTAFTDIKVKLDSGSTILLEDESRFSAETDTINNIFSIIITKDVEKFSFTVKGRYAPNHPPYIISLKINGVENCKEPDRTYFQHNDLGYAKLFDKAPDKFCGRRRINRRYTELIVSGSATQAGDWPWHAAIMRLNKSTLKYICGGTLISKYVVLTAAHCAAINGVPVNPEIMQVVLGKHSLLAKDVALQEKDIFKVIVHDEFKYKTLANDIALLKFTTEAIFNNYVQPACLWFNGIYDHLGSYEVNGTEQQRVMVIVAVDLWYLYKMT